A genomic region of Scomber japonicus isolate fScoJap1 chromosome 5, fScoJap1.pri, whole genome shotgun sequence contains the following coding sequences:
- the chrm4b gene encoding muscarinic acetylcholine receptor M4: MESDLNTSTWLRPYTNASCPIRASCPYCTAQLVVVVMVTTSLSSITILGNALVIASITVNRRLRTINNYLVLSLALADLVVGLVSMNLSSLYVAYGSWPLGAALCDTWLVTHYTVSSASVMNLLIISVDRFFCLTRPLSYPARRTGRTAALMVGAAWLLSFLLWTPAILSWQSAGGKRLVPDGECYTQLLASPAVTLATTLPSFYVPALIMMVLYGRVSAASRRRLSALQSERGALSPSVKDFLLKRRSWATGEPGSELSHNQSESSSPTLHRNRKHAAPPTEEDSSSNAELHRAASAAFSFPNVTSQERRRRRVMARERRVTRTVLAILLAFVLTWTPYNIMAVIAAFCHVRIPDGLWTAGCWLCYANSAINPGCYALCNATFRKTFCNLLRCRRKPR, from the coding sequence ATGGAGTCTGATCTGAACACCTCGACGTGGCTCCGCCCCTACACTAACGCCTCTTGTCCAATCAGAGCGTCCTGCCCGTACTGCACGGCTCAGCTGGTCGtcgtcgtcatggtaaccaccTCCCTGAGCAGCATCACCATCCTGGGCAACGCGTTGGTGATCGCGTCCATCACGGTGAACCGGCGCCTGCGGACCATCAATAACTACCTGGTGCTGAGCCTGGCGCTGGCGGACCTGGTGGTGGGTCTGGTGTCCATGAACCTGTCCTCGCTGTACGTGGCGTACGGCTCGTGGCCGCTGGGCGCCGCGCTTTGCGACACGTGGCTGGTGACGCACTACACGGTGAGCAGCGCGTCCGTCATGAATCTGCTGATCATCAGCGTGGATCGTTTCTTCTGCCTGACGCGGCCGCTCAGCTACCCGGCGCGCCGCACGGGCCGGACCGCCGCGCTGATGGTCGGCGCCGCCTGGCTGCTGTCCTTCCTGCTGTGGACGCCCGCCATCTTGTCCTGGCAGAGCGCCGGTGGGAAGCGCCTGGTCCCAGACGGAGAGTGTTACACGCAGCTGCTGGCCAGCCCCGCCGTTACCTTGGCGACGACGCTGCCGTCCTTCTACGTGCCGGCGCTCATCATGATGGTTCTGTACGGCCGTGTGTCCGCCGCCAGCCGCCGCCGTCTGAGCGCGCTCCAATCAGAGCGAGGCGCGCTCAGTCCGTCCGTTAAAGACTTCCTGTTGAAGCGACGCAGCTGGGCGACTGGCGAGCCGGGCTCAGAGCTCTCTCACAACCAATCAGAGTCCAGCTCGCCGACGCTCCACAGGAACAGGAAACACGCCGCGCCGCCGACAGAAGAAGACTCGTCGTCCAACGCCGAGCTCCACCGAGCGGCTTCAGCGGCGTTCTCCTTCCCCAACGTCACGTCTCAGGAGCGGCGGAGACGGCGAGTGATGGCGAGGGAGAGGAGGGTCACCAGGACCGTCCTGGCCATCCTGCTGGCCTTCGTCCTCACCTGGACGCCGTATAACATCATGGCCGTCATCGCCGCCTTCTGTCACGTCCGCATCCCCGACGGCCTTTGGACCGCCGGCTGCTGGCTCTGCTACGCCAACAGCGCCATCAACCCCGGCTGCTACGCTCTGTGCAACGCCACCTTCAGGAAGACCTTCTGCAACCTGCTGCGCTGCCGCAGGAAGCCGCGCTGA